From Halobacteriovorax sp. HLS, the proteins below share one genomic window:
- a CDS encoding 2'-5' RNA ligase family protein, protein MKIFFVLLFSFNIFAINCNESYTPQPRKFVEQQNISLNLSSNIYKQSNFLFFDKSGEYGKYVTLNIPYEPVLDIFKQLKKFHPTLNNRGEAHITVITPVEYQCFFNKHGISINQIKEVVEDWNQSSFKVLSIGNGYKDLDDTFFIIVDSADLIALRKKLLTLLPENARFDPVKFYPHITVGFTSRDFHESDGVFKNEKFSKDSRFNLIVK, encoded by the coding sequence ATGAAAATCTTCTTTGTTTTGCTTTTTTCATTTAATATCTTTGCCATTAATTGTAATGAAAGCTACACGCCGCAGCCTCGTAAGTTTGTTGAGCAACAAAATATTTCACTGAACTTAAGTTCTAATATTTATAAGCAATCAAATTTTCTCTTTTTTGATAAAAGTGGAGAATATGGAAAATACGTCACTTTAAATATTCCTTATGAACCAGTTCTAGATATATTTAAACAACTAAAAAAATTTCATCCAACTTTGAACAATAGAGGAGAGGCCCATATCACAGTGATTACGCCTGTCGAGTATCAGTGTTTTTTCAATAAGCATGGTATATCAATTAATCAAATAAAAGAAGTTGTAGAAGATTGGAATCAATCTAGTTTTAAAGTGTTAAGTATAGGAAATGGATATAAAGACTTAGATGACACCTTCTTTATAATAGTAGATAGTGCCGATCTTATTGCTTTAAGAAAGAAGCTCTTAACACTACTTCCCGAAAATGCGCGGTTTGACCCAGTTAAATTCTACCCACATATTACTGTAGGTTTCACTAGCCGAGACTTTCATGAGTCTGATGGGGTCTTTAAAAATGAAAAATTCTCTAAAGACAGTCGTTTTAATTTAATAGTGAAGTAA
- a CDS encoding branched-chain amino acid aminotransferase — protein sequence MTIKIDPKAIDALTNFTLPTEIGFGKTIVPIMAVTDYKDGVWSPLELLPYAPIVMDPTCKVLHYGQEIFEGMKAYHVEEKGPYLFRPMMNAKRFNLSAQRMAMPDIPEELYMEAVRSVVEYSTDFIPTKSGESLYLRPFMIATENSLGIKPSDSYKFMVIASPSGSYFKNEALKVLIEREFIRASPGGMGYAKTGGNYAGSLISAKKARDLGYEQTLWLDGLEKKYIEEMSGMNFFAVIDGKIVTPTIQDTILDGITRNSLITIAKDLGYEVSEEKFEIEKLLSSIEDGSCTECFACGTAAIITPIGLFGDCTNNTWEVKNPIGPVSSKLKETLLALQEGRLEDKHEWRMEVK from the coding sequence ATGACAATAAAAATAGACCCTAAGGCCATTGATGCCTTAACCAACTTCACTCTCCCTACCGAAATTGGCTTTGGAAAAACAATAGTTCCAATTATGGCCGTGACCGACTACAAAGATGGTGTTTGGTCTCCTCTAGAGTTACTTCCTTATGCGCCAATAGTTATGGACCCTACTTGTAAAGTACTACACTACGGTCAAGAAATATTTGAAGGTATGAAGGCCTATCATGTTGAAGAGAAAGGACCTTACCTATTTAGACCAATGATGAATGCAAAGAGATTTAATTTGTCTGCTCAACGTATGGCAATGCCAGATATTCCTGAAGAACTATATATGGAAGCTGTTAGATCTGTAGTCGAGTATTCAACTGACTTTATACCGACAAAATCTGGAGAATCACTCTACTTAAGGCCTTTTATGATAGCGACTGAAAATAGTCTTGGAATCAAACCTAGTGACTCTTATAAATTTATGGTCATTGCTTCACCGTCTGGCTCCTACTTTAAAAATGAAGCTTTAAAGGTACTTATTGAAAGAGAATTCATTCGCGCTAGTCCAGGAGGAATGGGCTACGCTAAAACAGGTGGTAACTACGCAGGCTCTTTAATTTCTGCTAAGAAAGCAAGAGACTTAGGTTATGAACAAACCCTGTGGCTCGATGGTCTTGAGAAGAAGTATATCGAAGAGATGTCTGGAATGAATTTCTTTGCAGTTATTGATGGAAAAATTGTTACTCCAACAATTCAAGATACAATTCTTGATGGTATAACAAGAAACTCTCTCATAACTATCGCAAAGGACCTAGGTTACGAAGTTTCAGAAGAAAAATTTGAAATTGAAAAACTTCTATCATCAATTGAAGATGGTAGTTGTACTGAATGTTTTGCTTGTGGAACGGCGGCAATCATAACTCCAATTGGACTCTTTGGAGACTGCACGAATAATACTTGGGAAGTAAAAAATCCTATTGGTCCTGTTAGCAGCAAACTCAAAGAGACTCTTCTAGCTCTCCAAGAAGGTAGATTAGAAGATAAGCACGAATGGAGAATGGAAGTTAAGTAA
- a CDS encoding putative Na+/H+ antiporter — translation MNPTNVQLVGTILFAVAVLHTFMVSKFEHLAHKYPKGSIGENIFHFLGEVEAVFGMWAAILIIYMSSTEGLMVLGGADGHTVVGGAIHYLESLNYTEPAFVFVIMCMAGTRPIILFAEKIILSISKLIPLPGKMAFYVSALVVGPILGSFITEPAAMTVTALILLDYFFSGKMSKKFMYATLGLLFVNISIGGTLTHFAAPPVLMVAGKWHWGMMHMLTNFGYKAVIAILISTSLVAIIFKNELSGALEVKEKHTNEMVPTWWMTLTHLIFMALVVYTAHHMVFFMGLFLFFLGFATVTQEYQDEIKLKESLLVGFFLGGLVTLGSLQAWWLQPILQGMGDIVLFFGATALTAITDNAALTYLGSLVDLTDSAKYNLVAGAVAGGGLTVIANAPNPAGFGILKGSFGKEGISPLGLLMGAIGPTIIAMICLEILPSIGGGH, via the coding sequence GTGAATCCAACTAATGTTCAATTGGTGGGAACTATTCTGTTTGCAGTTGCAGTTCTCCACACTTTCATGGTCTCAAAATTTGAGCATCTTGCTCATAAATATCCAAAGGGATCAATTGGTGAAAATATCTTTCACTTCCTTGGAGAAGTAGAGGCCGTATTTGGTATGTGGGCCGCGATCCTCATCATTTATATGTCTTCAACAGAAGGTCTTATGGTTCTCGGTGGAGCTGATGGGCATACTGTAGTAGGTGGAGCGATTCATTACCTTGAATCATTAAATTATACTGAGCCTGCTTTTGTTTTTGTTATTATGTGTATGGCCGGTACTAGACCAATAATTCTTTTTGCTGAAAAAATTATTCTATCTATTTCAAAGCTAATTCCTCTTCCGGGGAAAATGGCCTTCTATGTTTCAGCACTTGTTGTTGGTCCAATTTTAGGGTCTTTTATCACTGAGCCTGCTGCGATGACTGTTACAGCATTAATTCTTCTAGATTACTTCTTCTCTGGAAAAATGAGTAAGAAGTTTATGTATGCGACTCTTGGTCTATTATTTGTTAATATCTCAATCGGTGGTACGCTAACTCACTTTGCTGCACCTCCAGTTCTTATGGTTGCTGGTAAATGGCATTGGGGTATGATGCATATGCTTACAAACTTTGGTTATAAAGCTGTAATCGCAATCCTAATTTCTACTAGTCTTGTTGCAATAATTTTTAAGAATGAGCTAAGTGGTGCTCTAGAAGTTAAAGAAAAGCACACAAATGAAATGGTTCCAACATGGTGGATGACTCTTACTCATCTGATCTTTATGGCACTAGTTGTTTATACAGCTCACCACATGGTATTTTTCATGGGATTATTCTTATTCTTCTTAGGGTTTGCAACAGTAACTCAAGAGTATCAAGATGAAATTAAATTAAAAGAATCATTACTAGTTGGTTTCTTTCTAGGTGGTCTTGTAACACTTGGTTCACTTCAAGCTTGGTGGCTACAACCAATTCTTCAAGGAATGGGCGATATAGTACTATTCTTTGGTGCTACAGCTCTTACAGCTATTACTGATAACGCTGCATTAACTTATTTAGGTTCACTAGTTGATCTAACTGATTCAGCTAAATATAATCTTGTTGCTGGTGCAGTTGCTGGTGGTGGTTTAACAGTTATTGCCAACGCTCCAAACCCTGCAGGTTTTGGTATCTTAAAAGGCTCTTTTGGTAAAGAAGGTATTAGCCCTCTAGGTTTATTAATGGGGGCCATTGGTCCGACTATTATAGCTATGATTTGTCTTGAAATTCTTCCATCAATCGGTGGGGGACACTAG
- a CDS encoding GAF domain-containing sensor histidine kinase, which translates to MNLIERLNTISRIDQKLSGIDYLRALAINLSKELNVKYALIGRPVEETKVLTDVTIVDAQVVDNFEYNLAGTPCLNVLSGKRVCLHAKNVANLFPEDLLLKEMGVEGYVGAPILTNDGELLGLIVLLDSKELENEDSLKTICEFFAARIASEFFRMESESKLISINNELESIIEERTLELERLTEQLQRDNSSLEKALETNNKLMATIFHDISNPLSVAALEVQRLGHREGDKLKKSILNIDYSVDQVVKIINNVKEIFSGNSNLEFKTLKVSDVIKYAEFIFDHKLKSKDIQLLANESDNNVEVKVHETIFLNSVFNNFISNAIKFSDTNSTIRISTTKQKGRVLLNIQDEGEGISEKVIQAINNNEKVLSTKGTCGEVGTGLGLSLTKNYLSKMNGHFTISKNEIGTLISIDLPQG; encoded by the coding sequence ATGAATTTAATTGAGCGCCTTAATACAATTTCAAGAATTGACCAAAAACTTAGTGGGATTGACTACTTAAGAGCTTTGGCGATCAATCTCTCAAAAGAGCTGAATGTAAAATACGCATTAATTGGTAGACCTGTTGAAGAAACGAAAGTTCTTACGGATGTTACAATTGTTGACGCTCAAGTCGTAGATAACTTTGAATATAATTTAGCGGGTACTCCTTGTTTAAATGTACTTTCTGGAAAGAGGGTGTGCTTACATGCAAAGAATGTAGCAAACTTATTTCCTGAAGATCTTCTCTTAAAAGAGATGGGTGTAGAAGGTTATGTTGGAGCTCCCATTTTAACAAATGATGGAGAACTCTTAGGACTCATTGTTCTTCTAGATAGTAAAGAACTTGAAAATGAAGATAGCTTAAAAACAATTTGTGAATTCTTTGCTGCTCGTATCGCAAGTGAATTCTTTAGAATGGAAAGTGAGTCAAAGCTTATTTCGATTAATAATGAGCTTGAGTCAATAATTGAAGAGAGAACTCTTGAGCTCGAAAGATTAACGGAGCAACTGCAAAGAGATAACTCTTCTTTAGAAAAAGCTCTTGAAACTAATAATAAGCTTATGGCGACTATATTCCACGATATATCAAACCCACTATCTGTAGCTGCCTTAGAGGTTCAGCGCTTAGGTCACAGAGAAGGGGATAAGCTTAAAAAGAGTATTCTTAATATTGATTACTCAGTCGATCAAGTTGTAAAAATTATTAATAATGTAAAAGAAATTTTTTCCGGCAATAGTAATTTGGAATTTAAAACTCTTAAAGTTTCGGATGTTATTAAGTATGCAGAGTTTATTTTCGATCACAAACTAAAGAGTAAAGATATTCAACTTTTGGCAAATGAAAGTGATAATAATGTAGAAGTTAAAGTTCATGAAACAATCTTTTTAAATTCGGTATTTAATAATTTCATTTCTAATGCAATAAAGTTCTCTGATACAAATAGTACAATTCGAATTTCAACAACTAAACAAAAAGGTAGAGTTCTCCTAAATATTCAGGACGAAGGAGAGGGAATTTCTGAAAAGGTAATCCAAGCTATAAATAATAATGAAAAAGTTCTCTCTACTAAAGGCACTTGTGGAGAAGTTGGAACAGGACTTGGACTAAGTCTGACAAAGAATTATCTAAGTAAAATGAACGGTCATTTCACAATCTCCAAAAATGAAATAGGAACACTTATTTCAATCGATCTTCCACAAGGCTAG
- a CDS encoding ferredoxin, whose amino-acid sequence MANKDMKHEKNVPGAWFCTDPDDDNGEGCIACNVCYTGAPDFFAEDEDGNAYIMKQPTTDDEIELCVEQMEACPVASIGNDG is encoded by the coding sequence ATGGCCAATAAGGATATGAAACACGAAAAGAATGTTCCAGGTGCATGGTTTTGTACTGACCCTGATGATGATAACGGTGAAGGTTGTATCGCATGTAACGTTTGCTACACTGGGGCACCTGACTTTTTTGCGGAAGATGAAGATGGAAATGCTTACATCATGAAGCAGCCAACTACTGACGACGAAATCGAATTATGTGTTGAGCAAATGGAAGCTTGTCCTGTTGCTTCAATAGGTAATGACGGTTAA
- a CDS encoding phospho-sugar mutase, which translates to MEHNPIERAKAWATNDYFDESSRKEVQTLLDNNDEKEITERFYKDLEFGTGGIRSIIGQGTNRINTYTVRKATQALSNEVIRSGKEEGLKEFKVAISYDSRKFSFEFAKEVASVFAGNGIHAYIYKRLNPVPLLSFSVRHHKAQAGVMVTASHNPPEYNGYKVFWNDGAQVTPPNDMNIINNFLSISDFSTINTMDFEEGVSKGLIHWVGEDVENAYYDAIGSKTVRPQMCQEKGDKLNIVYTPIHGTGYLPCTTALKNIGFSNVQVVEEQKLPNQDFPTVSSPNPENPEALALAVKLMEDTGADIAMGTDPDTDRVGLAFKHDGEMVYLNGNQIGIVMLHYMLKSLQEQATMPSNPYFVKTIVTTPLQDVIAQSFGVEVENTLTGFKWICGKMNQIEKTNPERNFVFATEESFGYLNHEYVRDKDGVSSITLLSEICLYYKLKGMDLVDALDKIYEEYGFSHETLLNINYYGKEGSEKIARIMEDFRTYDEKTLCGDEISYLEDFKTQKSKNFTDLTTTKLDLPSSNVLGFNFKNGTKVYMRPSGTEPKIKFYIMIQETEGTLDEKKARALAKTEEFLTFIKARVEKA; encoded by the coding sequence ATGGAGCACAATCCAATCGAAAGGGCAAAGGCCTGGGCAACAAATGACTACTTTGATGAGAGTTCAAGAAAAGAAGTTCAAACTCTCTTAGATAATAATGATGAAAAAGAAATAACTGAAAGATTCTATAAAGACTTAGAATTTGGAACTGGTGGAATAAGAAGTATTATTGGTCAAGGAACGAATAGAATAAATACTTATACTGTTAGAAAGGCCACTCAAGCACTTTCTAATGAAGTGATTCGCTCTGGTAAAGAAGAAGGTCTAAAAGAATTTAAAGTTGCAATTTCTTATGACTCTCGAAAATTTTCTTTTGAATTTGCTAAAGAGGTCGCATCTGTTTTTGCAGGAAATGGTATTCATGCATATATTTATAAAAGACTAAATCCGGTTCCACTTTTAAGTTTCTCTGTTAGACATCACAAAGCACAGGCCGGAGTGATGGTTACAGCTTCCCACAATCCTCCAGAGTATAACGGTTACAAAGTTTTCTGGAATGATGGCGCTCAAGTTACTCCTCCAAATGATATGAATATCATAAATAACTTCTTATCTATTTCAGATTTCTCAACAATCAATACTATGGATTTTGAAGAAGGTGTTTCTAAAGGACTAATCCACTGGGTTGGTGAAGATGTTGAAAATGCATACTACGACGCTATTGGGTCAAAAACAGTAAGACCACAGATGTGTCAGGAAAAAGGGGATAAATTAAATATTGTCTACACTCCAATCCATGGTACTGGTTACCTTCCTTGCACAACAGCGCTAAAAAATATTGGTTTTTCAAACGTTCAAGTTGTTGAAGAGCAAAAACTTCCTAATCAAGACTTCCCTACTGTAAGCTCACCAAACCCAGAGAATCCTGAAGCGTTGGCCCTTGCTGTAAAGTTAATGGAAGATACAGGTGCTGATATAGCAATGGGTACTGACCCAGATACTGATCGAGTCGGTCTTGCTTTTAAGCACGATGGTGAAATGGTTTATCTTAACGGGAATCAAATAGGTATTGTAATGCTTCACTACATGTTGAAGAGCCTACAAGAGCAGGCAACGATGCCGAGTAACCCATACTTTGTAAAAACGATTGTTACAACTCCTCTTCAGGATGTCATAGCTCAGAGTTTTGGTGTTGAAGTTGAAAATACTTTAACTGGATTCAAGTGGATTTGTGGAAAGATGAATCAAATCGAAAAAACGAATCCTGAACGAAACTTTGTTTTTGCTACTGAAGAATCTTTTGGATACCTCAATCATGAGTATGTAAGAGATAAAGATGGTGTAAGTTCAATCACTCTATTGAGTGAAATATGCCTCTATTATAAACTTAAGGGCATGGACCTAGTTGATGCTCTTGACAAAATTTATGAAGAGTATGGATTCTCACATGAGACTCTATTAAATATAAATTATTACGGCAAAGAAGGTTCTGAGAAAATTGCACGTATCATGGAAGACTTTAGAACATATGACGAGAAGACTCTATGTGGTGACGAAATTAGCTATTTAGAGGACTTCAAGACCCAAAAATCTAAAAATTTTACAGACTTAACTACTACTAAACTTGACCTACCGAGCAGTAATGTTTTAGGTTTCAACTTTAAGAATGGAACAAAAGTTTACATGCGCCCATCTGGTACAGAACCGAAAATAAAGTTCTATATTATGATTCAAGAAACTGAAGGCACATTAGACGAGAAGAAGGCCCGTGCTCTCGCAAAAACGGAAGAATTTTTAACTTTCATAAAAGCGAGAGTTGAAAAGGCCTAA
- the queC gene encoding 7-cyano-7-deazaguanine synthase QueC, whose product MSQKSQELAVVLVSGGMDSLVTAAMAHENHENMAFLHLNYGQKTQDRELKCFNEIADFYNVPLELRKVIDVSFLSQIGGSSLTDSTIDVKNYQGDSDEIPDSYVPFRNTHIIAMAVSWCEVVGGKKIYIGAVYEDSSGYPDCRPSYYQAVNALIKEGTKDGDISVVTPVIHMKKEEIVLKAVELNAPLISSYSCYARDDKACGICDSCALRLRGFEKAGLADPIEYDQRPSYL is encoded by the coding sequence ATGTCACAGAAGTCCCAAGAGTTAGCAGTTGTTTTAGTTAGTGGTGGAATGGACTCTTTAGTGACTGCGGCCATGGCCCATGAGAATCATGAGAATATGGCCTTTCTACATCTGAATTACGGACAAAAAACTCAAGATCGTGAACTTAAGTGTTTTAATGAAATTGCTGATTTCTATAATGTCCCTTTAGAACTACGTAAAGTAATTGATGTGAGCTTTCTAAGTCAAATTGGTGGAAGCTCGCTTACTGACTCCACTATTGATGTTAAAAATTATCAAGGAGACAGTGACGAAATCCCTGACTCTTATGTTCCCTTTAGAAATACACATATTATTGCGATGGCCGTTTCTTGGTGTGAAGTTGTCGGTGGAAAGAAAATCTATATCGGCGCTGTATATGAAGATTCTTCAGGATACCCTGATTGCAGACCATCATATTATCAAGCAGTGAATGCTCTCATAAAAGAAGGTACTAAAGATGGAGATATATCCGTAGTAACCCCTGTTATTCATATGAAAAAAGAAGAAATTGTTCTTAAGGCCGTTGAGTTGAATGCTCCTTTAATATCTTCATACTCTTGCTATGCCCGTGATGACAAGGCCTGTGGAATCTGTGATTCATGCGCTCTTAGATTAAGAGGTTTTGAAAAAGCAGGTCTGGCAGATCCAATTGAATACGATCAAAGGCCGAGCTACTTATAA
- a CDS encoding quinone-dependent dihydroorotate dehydrogenase: MFYDFFKFMAFRLDAEKAHELSIKTLSMFPHASSELFGGDIPHSKRYQTNLNSMQWNFPVGLAAGLDKNAKAVDFFAKIPFGAIEVGTVTPLAQEGNEKPRLFRLLEEQSLRNCMGFNNAGSEQLYENILNSNKLDKVLGVNLGKNKITSAEDAKLDYLKLFQKFKDICDYLVINVSSPNTPGLRDLQRHESMREIFEALEQERKVCTTPLFIKISPDLPLESLEGIVELANEFSLSGIIATNTTIMEEKGIGGVSGKLLTEKAKIVRNRLLDISKEHSNLDIIGVGGISGFDDLWDFWKSGGRAVQLYSSFIYQGPKVLFDIKEGIDKKFQENKLECLEDLFINIQDIN, translated from the coding sequence TTGTTCTACGATTTTTTTAAATTCATGGCCTTTCGATTAGACGCAGAAAAGGCCCATGAGTTATCCATTAAAACACTTTCAATGTTTCCACATGCAAGCTCAGAGCTCTTTGGTGGGGATATTCCACATTCCAAAAGGTATCAAACAAATTTAAATTCTATGCAGTGGAATTTTCCAGTTGGCCTAGCCGCCGGTCTCGATAAGAATGCTAAGGCCGTAGACTTTTTTGCAAAAATTCCATTTGGTGCTATTGAGGTGGGAACGGTAACTCCTCTTGCTCAAGAAGGTAATGAAAAGCCTAGACTCTTTCGTCTTTTAGAAGAACAGTCATTACGTAACTGCATGGGATTTAACAATGCGGGAAGTGAACAGCTATACGAGAATATTTTAAATAGTAATAAGTTAGATAAAGTACTCGGCGTAAACTTAGGTAAGAATAAAATTACAAGTGCTGAAGATGCAAAGCTTGATTACTTAAAACTATTTCAAAAGTTTAAGGATATTTGTGACTATTTAGTGATTAATGTTTCTTCTCCTAATACTCCAGGGCTCCGTGACCTACAAAGACATGAGAGCATGAGAGAGATATTTGAAGCACTAGAACAAGAGCGTAAAGTTTGCACTACACCGTTATTTATAAAAATTTCACCGGACCTTCCTCTTGAATCACTTGAAGGTATTGTTGAATTAGCAAATGAATTCTCATTATCTGGAATTATTGCGACCAATACAACAATAATGGAAGAGAAAGGGATAGGGGGAGTTTCTGGAAAGTTACTTACTGAAAAAGCTAAAATAGTAAGAAATCGATTACTTGATATATCAAAAGAGCATTCAAATCTTGATATAATAGGTGTCGGTGGAATTTCTGGCTTTGATGACTTATGGGACTTCTGGAAATCAGGAGGTAGAGCGGTACAGCTTTACTCATCTTTCATTTACCAAGGGCCGAAGGTTCTCTTTGATATTAAAGAGGGAATTGATAAGAAGTTTCAAGAAAATAAGCTGGAGTGCTTGGAAGATCTCTTTATCAATATTCAGGATATAAATTAA